A stretch of bacterium DNA encodes these proteins:
- a CDS encoding WYL domain-containing protein, producing the protein MAKTSGELERLLTLIPFLNSRQGQPVQDIAAELGISQAQLLKDLDSLCLYGTPPFGPNDLFMAAVDEQGRLEMAYTEQFAAPLHLLPTEAMALRMSLLPLLAGSSGPYGKTVKGILDKIDRALLPQDRLAVDHLDEKIMAAVPGSTNPGALETLRKARQQNVQTEIEYYSGSSGQSSTRIIEPYGFVMFNGSWYAVAFCHKSREQRTFKISRIKQARLLKQKYHIPEGFDINKFAQGHIFKPTGNEQKVVLWFSPAIARWILERNAQATKNKDGSASLSLMAQNFAWIARWVLLYGPEARIISPPEAVRELKKIIQAAI; encoded by the coding sequence ATGGCTAAAACATCGGGCGAGCTGGAACGGCTGCTGACCCTGATCCCGTTCCTTAACAGCCGCCAGGGGCAGCCGGTCCAGGACATCGCCGCCGAGCTGGGGATCTCCCAGGCCCAGCTGCTGAAAGACCTGGACAGTCTTTGTCTTTACGGCACGCCGCCCTTTGGGCCCAACGATCTTTTCATGGCGGCGGTGGATGAACAGGGCCGGCTGGAGATGGCCTACACCGAGCAGTTCGCGGCGCCGCTCCACCTGCTTCCAACCGAGGCCATGGCCTTAAGGATGTCCCTGCTGCCGCTTTTGGCGGGGTCTTCAGGGCCATACGGCAAAACAGTGAAGGGGATATTGGACAAGATCGACCGGGCCCTGCTGCCCCAGGACCGCCTGGCGGTTGACCATCTGGATGAGAAGATAATGGCGGCGGTTCCGGGATCCACCAACCCCGGCGCCCTGGAAACATTGCGCAAAGCCCGGCAGCAAAATGTTCAAACAGAAATAGAATATTACAGCGGCTCCTCGGGCCAGAGTTCCACCAGGATAATCGAACCCTATGGCTTTGTGATGTTCAACGGCTCCTGGTATGCGGTGGCCTTCTGCCACAAGAGCCGGGAACAGCGGACCTTCAAGATCAGCCGGATCAAGCAGGCCAGACTCCTAAAGCAAAAATATCATATACCCGAAGGGTTTGACATCAACAAATTCGCCCAGGGCCACATCTTCAAGCCCACCGGGAACGAGCAGAAGGTGGTGCTGTGGTTCTCTCCGGCCATTGCCAGGTGGATACTGGAGCGCAATGCGCAGGCCACCAAGAACAAGGACGGCTCGGCCAGTCTGAGCCTGATGGCCCAAAACTTTGCCTGGATAGCCAGGTGGGTGCTGTTATATGGTCCTGAGGCCAGGATCATCAGCCCCCCGGAGGCCGTCCGGGAGCTTAAAAAGATAATCCAGGCTGCGATCTAG